The following proteins are co-located in the Fructilactobacillus carniphilus genome:
- a CDS encoding polyprenyl synthetase family protein codes for MDKLTHVLPSQLQTDLHAVEQRLLQLNVENPTQKAALQKLITGSGKMLRATFVLLASTWGPETPNRDRVINAAAAVEVIHLASLVHDDVIDDATIRRGQPTLNSQFGEQTAIYLGDYLFTKYFELLLSYSTDFANLEYCVTAMKAVLAGEIQQTELNFNLHRTEDDYLCAVQGKTNELFRISFGQGARLAGADQATCQTAEELGNQIGFAFQILNDLTDFRVDPKTGLPRLNDVQEGTYTLPIIKTLASDRGPELAALLKKDHLELGDLNLIVQLVTESGGLAAAQTIGEGYVHNSLQLLDQLPQNSSTKLLRKLLHRVFATL; via the coding sequence TTTGCCCTCGCAACTTCAAACCGATTTACACGCTGTGGAACAACGGTTACTCCAGTTAAACGTCGAAAATCCCACCCAAAAAGCCGCTCTACAAAAATTAATTACCGGCAGTGGGAAAATGTTACGGGCTACCTTTGTCCTGCTGGCCAGCACCTGGGGACCAGAAACTCCCAACCGTGACCGGGTAATCAACGCAGCGGCCGCAGTCGAAGTCATTCACTTGGCCTCCCTCGTGCACGATGACGTCATTGACGACGCCACCATCCGCCGGGGACAACCGACCCTGAACTCCCAGTTTGGGGAACAAACGGCCATTTATCTGGGTGATTACCTCTTTACCAAGTACTTTGAACTGCTCTTGAGCTATTCAACTGATTTTGCCAACTTGGAATACTGTGTTACCGCCATGAAGGCCGTGCTAGCCGGCGAAATTCAACAAACGGAATTAAACTTTAACTTGCACCGGACGGAAGACGACTACCTGTGTGCCGTCCAGGGGAAAACGAACGAGCTGTTTCGGATTAGCTTTGGTCAGGGCGCCCGGTTAGCTGGAGCTGATCAAGCGACCTGTCAAACGGCCGAGGAATTGGGCAATCAAATCGGCTTTGCCTTTCAAATTTTGAACGACTTGACTGATTTTCGGGTGGATCCCAAAACCGGGTTACCCCGCCTGAATGACGTGCAGGAGGGGACCTACACCCTCCCGATTATTAAGACGCTAGCTAGCGACCGTGGTCCCGAATTAGCCGCCCTATTAAAAAAAGACCACCTCGAACTCGGTGATCTTAATCTAATTGTTCAGTTAGTAACGGAAAGTGGTGGACTAGCAGCCGCGCAAACCATTGGAGAAGGCTACGTGCATAACTCCTTACAACTGTTAGACCAGTTACCCCAAAATTCGAGCACTAAGTTACTGCGTA